One window of the Granulicella arctica genome contains the following:
- a CDS encoding glycosyl hydrolase, giving the protein MSRTSLKYARRNSAALALAACLVSPALAQQPAVAPNDALAQGFLAPPAAARPRVWWHWMNGNITKEGIGQDLDWMHRVGIAGFQNFDAALNTPKVVDNRLIYMTPGWKDAFKFAIDKGDSYGFEMAVAGSPGWSETGGPWVKPDQAMKKVTWSETTIEGGKPFHGVLPPPPSQTGPFGNLAQNDLMGAMGGGDAPPTSKDFGADIATIAIREPAIEQPMSVLNPKLSTSSNTSVDGRKLWDNDLNNSVSFPAAAPGQTGWLLYEFPQPVAIQAVTYVPGGPGDPMQQFRGETSEGPMLQSSTDGVNFTDIVRMPLAGAAEHTLSFAPITARFFRLSYAERPPRSNMQGDIDLSEFGGGASKGPPMHSVAEFQLHTGPRIHRFEEKAAFAALPDLYAFATPQAAPNTAIAKSDIVDLTAKMAADGTLDWTPPAGRWTVLRMGYSITGITNHPAPPEATGPEVDKLNRADVQAYFAHYLDNYKDATGGNMGTEGHGKGLRFVITDSWEAGTQNWTNDMLAEFRKRRGYDATPWLPALAGRVIGSSADSDHFLWDYRRTIEELLAENHYAVIADLLHARGMGQYGESHESGRATIGDGMEMKRADDVPMSAMWVQRPGVNENNFGYNADIRESASVAHIYGRPFVAAESMTAAANPWGWSPATLKPTADKELAMGLNRFVIHSSVHQPLTGPGGSNTGSPAPGLTLGPFGQWFNRNENWAEQATPWITYLSRASYMLQQGSFVADIAYYYGEDSNVTAIFGDHAPDVPSGYNYDYVNADILEHKLRVDKESLVTDSGMRYRVLVLDKYAGHMSLPVLHRIQELVKQGAIVIGKAPTDDPSLADDTAAFSAAVRELWGSGSESDRKVGKGRVLSSDTVDAALKSLDVAADTTYTKAAPNSEILFVHRRTAGADIYFVDNRSAQAIDTNASFRITGKAPELFHPDTGVIAPVGFVASNGRTSLPLSLEPWGTVFVVFRHGTKESLRPEPKRTETELATMSGPWQVHFDEKRGEPETLQLTSLGSWSDQTDPGIRYFTGHGTYSRHIMAPPEWFQGHSAIHLDLGDVANLAEVSVNGKALGTVWKPPYRIDVTAALHSGDNLLEIRVANLWVNRLIGDAQPNATKKYTFTARNPYKADTPLVPAGLLGPVRLLREESTATSLDAAQLGKVQGGARGQ; this is encoded by the coding sequence ATGTCACGCACTAGTCTGAAATATGCTCGTCGTAATTCAGCTGCCCTTGCGCTCGCAGCCTGCCTCGTCTCGCCGGCTCTCGCACAGCAGCCTGCCGTCGCACCGAATGACGCTCTTGCGCAAGGCTTCCTTGCCCCGCCCGCTGCGGCTCGACCACGGGTCTGGTGGCATTGGATGAACGGCAATATCACCAAAGAAGGTATCGGGCAGGATCTCGACTGGATGCATCGCGTCGGTATCGCGGGTTTTCAAAACTTCGATGCCGCGTTGAACACGCCTAAGGTCGTCGACAATCGGCTGATCTACATGACACCCGGATGGAAAGACGCCTTTAAATTTGCTATCGACAAAGGCGATTCCTATGGCTTCGAGATGGCTGTTGCCGGTTCGCCCGGCTGGAGCGAAACTGGCGGCCCTTGGGTAAAACCCGATCAGGCCATGAAGAAGGTAACTTGGAGCGAGACCACGATTGAGGGCGGTAAACCCTTCCATGGCGTCCTGCCTCCACCGCCGAGCCAGACCGGTCCCTTTGGCAATCTGGCGCAGAACGATCTGATGGGTGCGATGGGTGGGGGCGACGCTCCACCCACGTCTAAGGACTTCGGAGCCGACATTGCCACGATCGCGATACGCGAACCTGCGATCGAACAGCCGATGTCGGTTCTAAACCCGAAACTCTCGACCTCCAGCAATACGTCGGTCGACGGTAGAAAGCTTTGGGATAACGACCTGAATAACAGTGTCAGCTTCCCTGCTGCCGCACCTGGCCAGACTGGATGGTTGCTCTATGAATTTCCGCAGCCAGTTGCGATCCAGGCGGTCACCTACGTTCCAGGCGGCCCCGGTGATCCAATGCAGCAGTTCCGCGGCGAGACCAGTGAAGGCCCGATGCTGCAAAGCAGTACAGACGGCGTGAACTTCACCGACATAGTCCGGATGCCACTTGCCGGTGCCGCCGAGCATACCCTCAGCTTTGCGCCAATCACCGCTCGTTTCTTCCGGCTCTCCTATGCTGAAAGACCGCCGCGATCGAACATGCAAGGTGATATCGACCTCAGCGAGTTTGGTGGAGGTGCATCGAAGGGCCCACCGATGCACAGCGTCGCCGAGTTCCAGTTACACACTGGTCCGCGCATTCATCGCTTCGAGGAGAAAGCAGCCTTCGCAGCCCTGCCCGATCTTTACGCTTTCGCTACTCCGCAGGCCGCGCCCAACACTGCCATCGCAAAGAGCGACATCGTCGATCTCACCGCAAAGATGGCTGCGGACGGCACCCTTGACTGGACACCTCCTGCCGGGCGCTGGACTGTGCTCCGCATGGGCTATTCAATAACGGGCATCACAAATCATCCTGCACCGCCTGAAGCTACGGGACCTGAAGTCGACAAGCTGAACCGTGCTGATGTGCAGGCCTATTTCGCTCACTATCTTGATAACTACAAAGATGCTACCGGCGGAAACATGGGCACCGAGGGCCACGGCAAGGGACTGCGTTTTGTGATCACCGACTCCTGGGAGGCAGGCACCCAGAACTGGACCAACGATATGCTCGCAGAGTTCCGCAAGCGTCGAGGCTATGACGCGACACCATGGCTCCCTGCCTTGGCCGGCCGTGTGATCGGCAGCTCAGCCGATAGTGACCATTTCCTGTGGGACTACCGCCGCACCATCGAGGAACTCCTTGCCGAGAATCACTACGCGGTCATCGCGGATTTGCTCCATGCCCGAGGAATGGGGCAGTATGGCGAATCCCACGAGTCCGGCAGGGCAACCATCGGCGATGGAATGGAGATGAAGCGAGCTGATGATGTGCCCATGTCCGCCATGTGGGTGCAGCGTCCAGGCGTCAACGAGAATAACTTTGGCTACAACGCCGACATTCGCGAATCTGCTTCCGTAGCACATATCTATGGCCGCCCTTTTGTTGCTGCTGAATCTATGACCGCGGCAGCAAATCCTTGGGGCTGGTCGCCGGCCACGCTCAAGCCCACTGCAGACAAAGAACTAGCCATGGGTCTCAATAGATTCGTGATTCATTCCTCCGTTCATCAGCCACTCACCGGACCCGGCGGGTCAAATACCGGCAGCCCTGCCCCGGGTCTCACCCTTGGACCTTTCGGTCAGTGGTTCAACCGCAACGAAAACTGGGCCGAACAAGCGACCCCATGGATCACTTATCTTTCGCGCGCCTCCTACATGCTTCAGCAGGGCAGCTTCGTCGCGGATATCGCCTACTACTATGGTGAAGACAGCAATGTCACTGCTATCTTTGGCGACCACGCACCCGACGTTCCTTCCGGCTATAACTACGATTACGTGAACGCCGACATACTCGAGCACAAGCTTCGTGTGGACAAAGAGTCACTCGTCACCGACAGCGGCATGCGGTACCGTGTCCTTGTTCTCGACAAGTATGCCGGACATATGTCGCTGCCCGTCCTCCACCGCATCCAGGAACTTGTGAAGCAAGGTGCCATTGTTATTGGTAAAGCACCGACCGACGATCCTTCCCTCGCCGACGACACGGCCGCCTTCTCTGCAGCCGTTCGTGAACTATGGGGATCGGGCAGCGAGTCGGACCGCAAAGTTGGTAAGGGTCGTGTTCTCTCCAGCGATACTGTGGATGCCGCGCTCAAGTCTCTCGATGTCGCCGCTGACACGACGTACACGAAGGCCGCTCCGAATAGCGAGATCCTTTTTGTGCATCGCCGCACTGCAGGCGCCGATATCTACTTTGTTGATAACCGTTCCGCTCAGGCGATTGATACCAACGCCAGCTTTCGAATCACAGGCAAGGCTCCCGAACTATTCCATCCCGATACCGGCGTCATCGCACCGGTTGGTTTTGTAGCCAGTAACGGGCGAACCTCATTGCCCTTGTCTCTCGAGCCGTGGGGCACCGTCTTCGTCGTCTTTCGGCATGGGACGAAGGAAAGCTTACGACCTGAGCCGAAGCGAACCGAGACCGAACTCGCCACGATGTCTGGACCCTGGCAGGTTCACTTTGATGAAAAGCGAGGCGAACCAGAGACACTTCAACTCACCAGTCTCGGCTCATGGAGCGACCAGACCGACCCGGGCATCCGCTACTTCACCGGACACGGCACCTATAGCAGGCACATCATGGCGCCTCCAGAGTGGTTCCAAGGCCACAGCGCGATTCATCTTGATCTTGGCGATGTAGCAAATCTGGCCGAGGTTTCGGTGAACGGCAAGGCACTTGGAACGGTGTGGAAACCGCCATATCGTATCGATGTTACTGCTGCTCTGCATTCAGGAGACAACCTGCTGGAGATCCGTGTCGCAAACCTTTGGGTCAATCGCCTCATAGGAGATGCCCAGCCGAATGCTACGAAGAAGTACACCTTCACCGCTCGCAATCCATATAAGGCTGATACACCATTGGTTCCTGCTGGCTTGCTCGGACCTGTACGCTTACTTCGTGAGGAGTCTACAGCTACCTCGCTGGATGCTGCTCAGCTCGGCAAAGTTCAAGGAGGCGCGAGAGGCCAGTAA